Below is a genomic region from Gasterosteus aculeatus chromosome 2, fGasAcu3.hap1.1, whole genome shotgun sequence.
TCCCGTTCATATGAAGTATTCCTTCTTCTCGTTGGCGGCCTGGTTATTCTGCTCGTCGTCGGGGTCCTCCCCCGGAGCCGGCTCCCCCGTCGTCCTGTAGTCCCCTTTGTTGTGGCAGAGATACCGGTAAAGCAGGAAGCCGAAAGCAGCCACTGTCAGCAGGATGAGGACAACGACCACTGCAGGaataaggtaaaaaaaaaaaatccacttttcAAAACATTGAGGGAAAAGGCTCATGTTGAAGTGCGACCATTTACCTGCCACGACCGCCTCTGAACTATGGGGGGCTGCTGTCGTCACCACTAAGGAAGAGGGAATAAAACGAGGACATTAAAACCACCAGTTACCGCCAACAGACGACGtataaaaaaagttatttggATTATTCTCTGCAGGGGCCTAGCGCATTTCCAGGAGGAGGCTGGTTTGCGTGCCataaattaaaacataaaaaatatatgaagTGAAATAATAAAGTAGGAGTTACCCTGAATCATGGTCGCGTCAGCCTGTGTGGGCGCTGACGTTAAAAGCTTCATATCTGATGTTGGACAAAACACAAGCATGACACGGGTTGATGAATCATCATCTACGGTTAAGATATCACGATGCTTGTTGGCTGCAACGCTGAGATTAGAAGCCAAGTGTGTACATATCatgaatattacatttaaaaaaaaagaagaaaaaaaaaaaaagaaggaacgaCAGTGCACTTACCCTTTGTGAAACTTGTGAAATTTGTGGGGAGTGGTGTCGAAGGGGCCATATTTGAATCTGAAAGATGAAAGGAATGTGTCAAACGTCACAGGGAGCGATCTTCAGCACACAGTCTGCTAGTGGAGAGTTGTGTAACCGCATAGCTGCTGCTGGCCGAGGAGGGAGTATGAAGCGTGGTCACACAGTAATCTGGTTATCAAGGTCTGGCTCTGAAACAAACCTGCCAGTTTATTTCCCCCGTGACGCAACGACTCATTAATCAGGAATTACTCAAAATGGAACATTGTGTGGTTTGGACTGATGGTCGAGCCAAAGAAGACCACTGTTGGCGTCCCCTGGCCAGGGGATCTTGTAATTTATTATTGCTTTTACACTAAATGATACGGATTCTGATCAACTAAAATCAAATAACGATAATCGTTAAGCCAATAGTTATAAGGTAGGATGCAATTAAAAGACTACAGAAAAGTAGAACAACCTCAATATTTGAGTACTAAGTATAGCACTTTtgatgtcattttatttaattgtaccAACTTGATTCTAAAAGGTattaacaaataagaaaaaggtCATTGAAACACTGGAGTCAAAAAAGGTGGACTTACTATTCATGATTAGTGCCAGTTAACTCACAGGCAAACTTCccctgaaaacaaacacaaaacaatacaatcaaaccaataaaacaacCACATGACTGAGTAACATTTCCGCAAACGTTGTCAAACAATGATTAAGAAACCACGTTAGAAATTAACCGGTCAGGCCGCTGATACCGACCACGTGACGCTTTGTTTAACCTtttttaggagggggggggggtgcgtctCTTCTTCGTCCCGATTAAAGTTAGTTTACTGAACACAAAATAAcctcgaagaagaagaagacgcacCGCTGCGTTCAGGGGAGTATTTTTCTCGCCGAACAATCAGACATTGTTCATCACAGCTGTCGGGGGAGAT
It encodes:
- the LOC144388446 gene encoding uncharacterized protein LOC144388446 isoform X4, yielding MNNSNMAPSTPLPTNFTSFTKVVTTAAPHSSEAVVAVVVVLILLTVAAFGFLLYRYLCHNKGDYRTTGEPAPGEDPDDEQNNQAANEKKEYFI
- the LOC144388446 gene encoding uncharacterized protein LOC144388446 isoform X1, whose translation is MNNSNMAPSTPLPTNFTSFTKDMKLLTSAPTQADATMIQVVTTAAPHSSEAVVAVVVVLILLTVAAFGFLLYRYLCHNKGDYRTTGEPAPGEDPDDEQNNQAANEKKEYFI
- the LOC144388446 gene encoding small cell adhesion glycoprotein-like isoform X2; this translates as MNNSNMAPSTPLPTNFTSFTKDMKLLTSAPTQADATMIQAAPHSSEAVVAVVVVLILLTVAAFGFLLYRYLCHNKGDYRTTGEPAPGEDPDDEQNNQAANEKKEYFI
- the LOC144388446 gene encoding small cell adhesion glycoprotein-like isoform X3, producing MNNSNMAPSTPLPTNFTSFTKDMKLLTSAPTQADATMIQAPHSSEAVVAVVVVLILLTVAAFGFLLYRYLCHNKGDYRTTGEPAPGEDPDDEQNNQAANEKKEYFI